Proteins from a genomic interval of Pseudoalteromonas sp. MEBiC 03607:
- a CDS encoding DUF3488 and transglutaminase-like domain-containing protein: MNLSLINAVLSFVFIAISGLLFSEIPSSFLFILVGLSFFNLVLDRFYKKLTALMANILAALCLIALFVTVGISDTVKLFVSMMLLASTFKLLQAKAVKHYQTVCLLVFFNLSTVYLFYQGILETFIVSLLYIINFAVLGYLSSPKSFKAANKQSITTVLLALPVSVFLILFLPKLPAFWQLPGPKLAKTGLSEQVDPFAIAKLAESDDLVFRVEEHPNSTLQAPYYWRSLIHDAFDGQQWLVSDILKTQQFNDNRSVNIEEPKVEYNVIAEPSSSNWLFALGFATSSHNNVASTYNGLLKRKGNLNKNIKYAVQSTQVSYSLTPFEQRLYTQLPVESNPKTRELVNNLANKNTTAQSYFNALLGYFNTQQFSYTLTPTPMLNKNTIDQFVFENKSGFCGHYASTAAFMFRAAGYPARVVSGYLGAERQGTTLNIYQYDAHAWVEVFYDERWHVFDATEVVAPERLNGSLSEFQALSERFNDNLNFGLKRWSHLKAINWLRIKLEELDYKWTNWVLTFDEQSQQNLFKALFGNNAFWLTPLVIMVTLALCFTSYFLYSKRLPRSSEPLVFELMQLYRWAEKQQIHYDETNTPLQNIALMKRSKPTVASKLAKFEQIFIEVRYQQQAFNQNRKKQVRLLLNSIKTAK; this comes from the coding sequence GTGAATTTATCGCTTATTAATGCCGTTTTATCATTCGTATTTATAGCAATCAGTGGCTTATTATTTAGTGAGATCCCTAGTTCGTTTTTATTCATATTAGTCGGCTTAAGTTTTTTTAATCTCGTGTTAGACCGGTTTTATAAAAAACTCACTGCACTGATGGCAAATATCCTTGCGGCACTGTGTTTAATTGCTCTGTTTGTAACTGTAGGGATTAGCGATACAGTTAAACTGTTTGTATCTATGATGTTACTCGCTAGCACTTTTAAATTGTTGCAAGCAAAAGCTGTAAAACACTATCAAACCGTATGTTTACTGGTGTTTTTTAACCTTTCCACGGTATATTTGTTCTATCAAGGCATTTTAGAGACCTTTATTGTCAGCTTGCTTTACATCATTAACTTTGCGGTTCTGGGTTATTTATCAAGCCCTAAAAGCTTTAAGGCTGCCAATAAGCAAAGTATTACAACAGTTTTACTCGCATTACCAGTATCAGTTTTTTTAATTTTATTTCTACCTAAACTCCCTGCATTTTGGCAACTTCCGGGGCCAAAGCTTGCAAAAACTGGCTTATCTGAACAAGTTGACCCTTTTGCAATTGCCAAGCTTGCAGAGTCTGATGACCTTGTGTTCAGAGTTGAAGAGCATCCGAACTCGACCTTACAAGCGCCCTATTATTGGCGCAGTTTAATTCATGATGCCTTTGATGGTCAGCAATGGTTAGTATCGGACATTTTGAAGACTCAACAATTTAACGACAATCGTAGTGTCAATATTGAAGAACCTAAGGTTGAATATAATGTTATTGCCGAGCCGTCATCATCGAACTGGCTTTTTGCGTTAGGGTTTGCCACGAGTAGTCATAATAATGTGGCAAGCACATACAACGGTTTACTAAAACGTAAAGGCAATCTAAATAAAAATATTAAATATGCTGTGCAAAGTACGCAAGTAAGTTATAGTCTAACTCCTTTTGAGCAGCGGCTTTATACACAACTTCCCGTTGAAAGTAACCCCAAGACTCGTGAGCTTGTAAATAATTTAGCCAATAAAAATACTACCGCACAATCGTATTTCAATGCTCTATTAGGCTATTTTAATACGCAACAATTTAGCTATACCCTAACTCCTACTCCTATGCTTAATAAAAACACCATTGATCAGTTTGTGTTTGAAAATAAGAGTGGGTTTTGTGGCCACTACGCCAGTACAGCAGCTTTTATGTTTCGTGCGGCAGGTTATCCAGCACGCGTTGTATCAGGCTACTTAGGTGCGGAACGACAAGGCACAACCCTTAATATTTACCAATATGATGCACATGCATGGGTTGAAGTATTTTACGATGAGCGTTGGCACGTTTTCGATGCAACTGAAGTTGTTGCACCTGAGCGTCTCAACGGTTCGTTGTCAGAGTTTCAAGCGTTGAGCGAACGGTTTAATGATAATTTAAACTTTGGCTTAAAGCGCTGGAGTCACTTAAAAGCGATTAATTGGCTTCGTATTAAATTAGAAGAGCTTGATTACAAGTGGACAAATTGGGTTTTAACTTTTGACGAGCAATCGCAACAAAACTTATTTAAAGCGCTTTTTGGTAATAATGCATTTTGGTTAACTCCATTGGTAATTATGGTAACTCTCGCACTTTGTTTTACCAGTTACTTTTTATACAGCAAGCGTTTACCTCGCAGTTCTGAACCCCTTGTTTTTGAACTGATGCAACTTTATCGCTGGGCTGAAAAACAACAAATTCACTACGATGAAACAAACACTCCTTTGCAAAATATCGCTTTGATGAAGCGCTCAAAGCCAACAGTTGCCAGCAAACTAGCTAAATTTGAACAAATATTCATCGAAGTACGTTATCAGCAACAGGCTTTTAATCAAAACCGCAAAAAGCAGGTACGACTTCTGTTAAACTCCATCAAAACAGCAAAATAG
- a CDS encoding Na+/H+ antiporter family protein, with translation MNAVIIGVILMLVLTLCRINVIVAMTLSAIVAGLTAGLGLSETLNAFNDGLSGGAEIALSYAMLGAFAVAISKSGLTRILASTLLKQVNEHSHKGETTLSYFILVIILLCAISSQNLIPVHIAFIPILIPPLLVIFNKLRLDRRAIACILTFGLATSYMVLPYGFGGIYLYSILHKNLTDNGLEIVNTQVPMAMIIPALGMVVGLLIAVFISYKKRRDYAPHPLTETPQNVVIEQPKKVLIVGIAAVLCSLVAQSVSNSMILGGLVGVMIFSLFGVVKWEQNSDVFSKGVAMMAMIGFIMISAQGFASVMQATGDVTSLVSSAAGLMEGNKPLAAALILLVGLLITMGIGSSFSTVPIIATLFVPLALELNFSVMATAALVGTAGALGDAGSPASDSTLGPTSGLNADGQHDHIWDSVVPTFIHFNIPLLIAGWIAAMVL, from the coding sequence ATGAATGCAGTAATTATTGGCGTTATTTTGATGCTGGTACTAACACTTTGCCGAATTAACGTTATTGTCGCAATGACACTGAGTGCGATTGTTGCTGGTCTAACTGCCGGGCTTGGTCTATCAGAAACACTGAATGCATTTAATGACGGGCTCTCTGGTGGTGCAGAAATCGCATTAAGCTATGCCATGTTAGGGGCATTCGCTGTGGCTATTTCAAAATCAGGATTGACCCGAATACTTGCTTCAACCCTGTTAAAACAGGTGAATGAGCACAGCCATAAAGGCGAAACAACGCTAAGTTATTTTATTTTAGTTATTATCTTACTTTGCGCGATCTCTTCGCAAAACCTAATCCCAGTGCATATAGCCTTTATACCCATATTGATCCCACCGTTGCTAGTGATATTCAACAAACTGCGCTTAGATAGGCGTGCTATTGCGTGCATTTTAACTTTTGGTTTGGCAACCTCGTACATGGTTTTGCCCTATGGTTTTGGTGGAATATACCTATATTCAATTTTACATAAAAACTTAACCGATAATGGTTTAGAAATTGTGAATACCCAGGTGCCCATGGCAATGATCATCCCTGCACTTGGCATGGTTGTAGGTTTGTTAATCGCAGTGTTTATTAGCTATAAAAAACGCCGTGACTATGCTCCACACCCGCTTACTGAAACACCTCAAAATGTTGTTATCGAACAACCTAAAAAAGTACTTATTGTGGGAATTGCAGCTGTGCTTTGCTCGTTAGTAGCTCAAAGTGTTAGCAATTCGATGATATTAGGTGGACTAGTTGGTGTAATGATTTTCAGTTTATTTGGAGTTGTTAAGTGGGAACAAAATAGTGATGTTTTTAGTAAAGGCGTTGCTATGATGGCGATGATTGGCTTTATTATGATTTCTGCACAAGGGTTTGCTTCGGTAATGCAAGCAACAGGTGATGTCACCTCCCTTGTTAGTTCAGCAGCTGGCCTTATGGAAGGGAATAAACCACTTGCTGCTGCATTAATTTTACTTGTTGGGTTACTAATAACGATGGGCATTGGTAGCTCATTTTCGACGGTGCCTATTATTGCCACCTTATTTGTACCGCTGGCATTAGAACTAAACTTTTCAGTAATGGCCACTGCGGCGCTTGTTGGCACTGCAGGGGCATTAGGTGATGCAGGCTCCCCCGCATCAGATTCTACACTTGGGCCAACATCTGGTTTAAATGCAGATGGGCAACATGACCATATATGGGATTCTGTGGTACCGACATTTATTCATTTTAATATTCCGTTGCTGATCGCCGGTTGGATTGCAGCTATGGTATTGTAA
- a CDS encoding response regulator: protein MAELNLQQLQSELRKFHCINDSRALKAQLEHVLAPYFTFNELCLINIEHDKASFEMRTTKHLEFDEQLLKEILKSSNDEWCFFNTNHVFLSSEPLNDALIFKVALSEESMQCFVFFSVKESDYFSKKASTALHVLLQQVAWQYSQLTRLNRQKFHSTSLLTRLGELSELFRDFASEWFWRTNKEERFINVLTTASHSNLYKRHFLHKNFDVIITQQEQKQLKKWSHFKHLLAEHAEFLDFEFEVNSSPSAWVSFSGKPQFDAQGQFRGYLGIAKDITVNKDREQALQLAKEKAEEANLAKSKFLTVMSHEIRTPMNAIVGMLDLLADSKLSDKQSRWLDYANSSADLLLDLISDVLDFSKIESGSLDLDIKATDINALVKNIASQFLEITQGTNVVFSTQIKDGLPDKINIDSARVGQILFNILDNAFKFTKVGTVNFVADYTDQYLHFEISDTGQGISPSHIDSIYDAFKQHDYGVNRQIEGVGLGLSITKSLVDLMKGDIKVVSEQNVGTKFTIQIPYTVVSADTKVVDDENTLEPIAILVTEDNKTNQVLIKAFLEKLNHHVTLADHGQQAIEKLQQQHFDLVLMDMMMPVMDGITATKYIRDELKMTLPIVALTANASHQDKAICIDAGMNKVLTKPIRFHDLNRALRVLFSQ from the coding sequence ATGGCTGAATTAAATTTACAACAGTTACAGAGTGAACTTCGCAAGTTTCACTGTATAAATGACAGTCGAGCGTTGAAAGCGCAGCTTGAACATGTATTAGCGCCGTACTTTACTTTTAACGAACTTTGTTTAATCAATATCGAACATGACAAAGCATCTTTCGAAATGAGAACCACAAAACACCTTGAATTTGATGAACAATTACTAAAGGAAATACTAAAATCCAGTAACGACGAATGGTGTTTTTTTAATACTAACCATGTTTTCCTAAGCTCAGAGCCACTTAATGATGCCTTGATATTTAAAGTCGCCTTGTCTGAAGAAAGCATGCAATGTTTTGTGTTTTTTTCAGTTAAAGAAAGTGACTATTTTTCTAAAAAAGCATCAACAGCGCTCCATGTGCTATTACAGCAAGTTGCATGGCAGTATTCGCAATTAACACGTTTAAATAGGCAAAAATTTCATTCAACCTCGTTATTAACTCGCCTTGGAGAGCTGTCAGAATTATTTAGAGACTTTGCCAGTGAATGGTTTTGGCGCACCAATAAAGAAGAGCGGTTTATTAATGTGCTGACCACAGCTAGCCACAGTAATTTATATAAACGTCATTTTTTACATAAAAATTTCGATGTGATCATTACTCAGCAAGAACAAAAACAGCTTAAAAAATGGTCTCACTTTAAGCACCTTTTAGCCGAGCATGCTGAGTTTCTTGATTTTGAGTTTGAAGTTAACTCCTCACCATCGGCATGGGTATCATTTAGTGGCAAGCCACAGTTTGATGCGCAGGGTCAGTTTAGAGGCTACCTCGGAATTGCAAAAGATATCACAGTAAACAAAGACCGTGAGCAAGCTTTGCAATTAGCAAAAGAAAAGGCAGAAGAAGCGAATCTTGCTAAATCTAAATTTTTAACCGTGATGTCACATGAAATACGCACCCCTATGAATGCGATAGTCGGAATGTTAGATTTACTTGCTGATTCAAAACTTAGCGACAAACAAAGCCGCTGGCTTGATTATGCTAATTCAAGTGCCGATTTATTACTTGATTTAATTAGTGACGTACTGGATTTTTCTAAAATTGAAAGTGGCTCATTAGATTTAGACATAAAAGCAACCGACATCAATGCCTTGGTGAAGAATATTGCGTCACAGTTTTTAGAGATAACGCAAGGCACTAATGTTGTTTTTTCTACACAAATCAAAGACGGCTTACCGGATAAAATAAATATTGATAGTGCGCGAGTAGGGCAAATACTTTTTAATATTCTTGATAATGCTTTTAAGTTTACCAAAGTGGGTACGGTTAATTTTGTAGCAGATTACACTGACCAATACCTACACTTTGAAATATCAGATACCGGGCAGGGAATATCTCCTTCGCATATTGATTCAATTTACGATGCCTTTAAACAACATGACTATGGTGTAAACCGGCAGATTGAAGGGGTTGGTCTTGGCTTAAGCATAACAAAGAGCCTTGTTGATCTAATGAAAGGGGATATTAAAGTTGTTAGTGAACAAAATGTAGGTACTAAGTTTACTATTCAGATCCCCTATACGGTTGTCAGTGCTGATACCAAAGTAGTTGACGACGAAAACACATTAGAGCCTATCGCTATTTTGGTAACTGAAGACAATAAGACCAATCAAGTGTTGATTAAAGCTTTCTTAGAAAAGCTTAATCACCATGTCACATTGGCTGATCATGGCCAACAAGCTATTGAAAAGTTACAACAACAACACTTTGATTTAGTTCTTATGGACATGATGATGCCCGTTATGGATGGTATAACCGCAACAAAGTACATTCGTGATGAATTAAAGATGACCTTACCCATAGTAGCGTTAACAGCCAATGCTTCGCATCAAGATAAAGCAATCTGTATAGATGCGGGAATGAACAAAGTATTAACTAAACCGATTCGTTTTCATGATTTAAATAGGGCTTTGAGGGTACTATTTAGTCAGTAA
- the yvcK gene encoding uridine diphosphate-N-acetylglucosamine-binding protein YvcK has product MKIVCIGGGHGLSHMLSAIRPHCAELTAIVATTDNGGSTGKLRNSQDVVALGDIRRCCLQLADNDSLIHQVFHHRFNGGELDGHSLGNLALLSLTQQTNSATQAVAWFNAMLGNSETILPMSDEPTDLLAVLPAGLKVFGECEIDSLAELPDYVTLSQNVNAAPGVIQAIENADMLIIGPGSLITSVMPAMLVEDIAKAVQNTSACRVFIENIAKETSVIKSLDMKPVDWLEGMLGYSFCDLSISLDALSEIVSHFNDVVKSANQQHDIEQLSNVFGEILKMPLSLEAEELVSSNQTLRVS; this is encoded by the coding sequence ATGAAAATAGTATGCATTGGTGGTGGCCATGGTTTATCTCATATGCTCAGTGCTATAAGACCTCATTGTGCAGAGCTAACTGCGATTGTAGCAACAACCGATAATGGTGGTAGCACTGGCAAGCTAAGAAATAGTCAAGATGTTGTTGCATTGGGTGACATACGGCGCTGTTGTTTACAGCTTGCAGATAATGACTCACTTATTCATCAAGTATTTCACCACCGTTTTAATGGCGGTGAACTCGACGGCCACAGCTTGGGTAATTTAGCATTATTAAGTTTAACGCAGCAAACAAACTCTGCGACTCAAGCAGTAGCATGGTTTAACGCAATGTTAGGAAACTCTGAAACTATTTTACCCATGTCAGATGAACCTACCGATTTACTTGCGGTGTTACCTGCTGGTTTAAAAGTATTTGGCGAATGCGAAATTGATTCTCTGGCAGAATTACCCGATTACGTCACCCTTTCTCAAAATGTAAATGCCGCACCAGGTGTTATTCAAGCAATAGAAAACGCAGATATGCTTATTATTGGCCCAGGCAGTCTGATTACCAGTGTTATGCCAGCCATGTTAGTAGAAGATATTGCCAAAGCCGTACAAAACACATCGGCATGTAGAGTGTTTATTGAAAACATAGCTAAAGAAACCAGTGTTATTAAATCGCTCGATATGAAACCTGTTGACTGGCTTGAAGGCATGCTGGGCTATAGTTTTTGCGATTTAAGTATTTCTTTAGATGCACTTAGTGAAATTGTTTCGCATTTTAATGATGTGGTGAAATCGGCTAATCAACAACACGACATTGAGCAGCTAAGTAATGTATTTGGCGAAATATTAAAAATGCCGTTAAGCCTAGAAGCTGAGGAACTAGTCAGTAGCAATCAAACTTTGCGCGTGAGTTAG
- a CDS encoding Hpt domain-containing protein, with the protein MIDTATYTQLQQDVGDDLAKQLLQVYITESRQIVADLADATKQSEIEINAHSLKSSSRSYGALAVGGLAEQIEQKAKASQFDDELQSLIALLQDQFARTLTHAQSLIATD; encoded by the coding sequence ATGATAGATACTGCGACCTATACGCAATTACAACAGGATGTTGGTGACGACCTAGCAAAACAACTTTTGCAGGTATATATCACTGAGTCCCGCCAAATCGTTGCTGATCTTGCTGACGCAACGAAACAGTCTGAAATCGAAATAAATGCCCATAGTTTAAAAAGCAGTAGCCGTAGTTACGGGGCATTAGCCGTAGGCGGCCTTGCAGAACAAATTGAGCAAAAAGCGAAGGCATCACAATTTGACGATGAACTACAAAGCTTAATAGCCTTACTGCAAGACCAATTTGCACGAACGCTAACTCACGCGCAAAGTTTGATTGCTACTGACTAG
- a CDS encoding glycosyltransferase family 4 protein produces the protein MKYSVILFVDSSLIGGIESHLIAMSKLLERYNIMSSVLFYQDHNNHELYERLENANITFGFAGGNLKSLNEILKMFPRSALLHTHGYKASIMGKLVCRWQNRPCISTYHAGEAGTGKVYFYNKLDKLLSYFSLNFAVSSKLTEELYNAELLENFIPVNESTKDLGLKNNDQLNVGFVGRLSHEKGPDIFIETAKRFNTPNLKFHMFGDGPMVNELDLSAVSYHGQCEQQQIWQQLDVLVICSRAEGLPMVALEAMAHGVLVIASPAGQLPQIIKHLSNGLMMTGSTSDALHKQLNNVLMLSVDQRNYMLGNAQRLVKQRFSGEQQFKQLDRVYNSSLLASLPNF, from the coding sequence ATGAAATATAGTGTTATTTTATTCGTAGATTCAAGCTTAATTGGTGGCATCGAAAGCCATTTGATTGCCATGAGTAAGCTGTTAGAACGATATAATATTATGAGCTCGGTACTATTTTATCAAGATCATAATAACCATGAATTATATGAGCGCTTAGAAAATGCAAATATCACTTTCGGTTTTGCTGGCGGAAATTTAAAAAGCTTGAACGAAATACTAAAAATGTTTCCTCGCTCAGCGTTACTCCATACCCATGGGTACAAGGCAAGTATCATGGGCAAGTTAGTGTGTCGCTGGCAAAACCGCCCTTGTATTTCAACTTATCATGCTGGAGAAGCAGGCACGGGTAAGGTTTATTTTTACAATAAGCTCGACAAATTGCTAAGTTACTTTTCACTTAACTTTGCTGTTTCTAGCAAACTCACCGAAGAGCTTTACAATGCTGAATTACTCGAAAATTTTATTCCAGTAAATGAATCTACTAAAGATTTAGGTCTAAAAAATAATGATCAATTAAACGTTGGATTTGTTGGTCGTTTATCCCATGAAAAAGGCCCTGACATTTTTATTGAAACAGCCAAACGTTTCAACACACCTAACTTAAAATTTCATATGTTTGGTGATGGCCCTATGGTCAATGAGCTTGATTTGTCAGCGGTGAGTTATCATGGCCAATGTGAGCAACAACAAATATGGCAACAACTTGATGTATTGGTGATCTGCTCTCGGGCTGAAGGTCTACCTATGGTGGCATTAGAAGCAATGGCACACGGGGTACTCGTTATTGCATCGCCTGCTGGTCAGTTACCTCAGATAATAAAACACCTATCAAATGGGTTAATGATGACTGGAAGTACAAGCGATGCTTTGCATAAACAGCTAAACAACGTACTTATGTTGAGTGTTGATCAAAGAAATTACATGCTAGGCAATGCACAAAGACTTGTTAAACAACGTTTTTCTGGAGAGCAGCAATTTAAGCAGCTAGATAGAGTCTATAACTCTAGCTTACTTGCATCTCTTCCCAACTTTTAA
- a CDS encoding sigma-54 dependent transcriptional regulator, protein MPPKILIVEDTESLALMYQSYLIPTGVKTRIAYNGEQAMCALQEFEPDLIILDVMLPDINGLDILSSLDSDTAPQVIVLTGHGTKEMAIKAIKLGASDFLEKPIEADRFRITVNNALKLKDLKQTVKSYQTTYENGKYFDLIGSSSVMQSVYQIIKSASASKATVFITGESGTGKELCARAVHLASPRANKPFVALNCAAIPKDLIESEIFGHLKGAFTGAIANREGAAGQADGGTLFLDELCEMDINLQSKLLRFIQTGCYQQVGSEKEVKVDVRFVCATNRDPLLEVQEGRFREDLYYRLHVIPIALPPLKQRGKDVIEIADALFKKISKEEKRQYKGMSEGVKNLFLGYSWPGNVRQLENTIRNIMVLHDESYIEVDMIPALPQSSNQNQLASLHQVPQPEVIITAVDTGLHTEQATMNDTLLTFTQADIEPLWLVEKRYIEQAIQACDNNIPKAAALLDVSPSTIYRKIKSWEEMQVS, encoded by the coding sequence ATGCCACCTAAAATACTCATTGTTGAAGATACTGAGTCACTCGCCTTGATGTATCAGTCTTATCTGATTCCAACGGGAGTGAAAACACGCATCGCTTATAACGGTGAGCAAGCAATGTGTGCATTACAAGAATTCGAGCCTGACTTAATAATTTTAGATGTCATGCTACCCGATATAAATGGCTTGGATATTTTATCTTCGTTAGACTCAGACACCGCACCACAAGTTATTGTTCTTACAGGTCATGGCACCAAAGAAATGGCCATTAAAGCCATTAAACTCGGCGCGAGTGACTTTTTAGAAAAACCAATAGAAGCCGATCGTTTTAGGATCACCGTAAATAACGCGCTTAAATTAAAAGACTTAAAGCAAACGGTAAAAAGTTATCAAACTACATACGAAAATGGTAAATATTTTGATTTGATTGGTAGCTCAAGCGTGATGCAGTCAGTTTATCAAATCATAAAATCTGCATCGGCAAGTAAAGCAACCGTGTTCATCACCGGTGAAAGTGGTACTGGTAAAGAGTTGTGTGCACGTGCTGTGCATTTAGCATCACCTCGAGCTAATAAGCCTTTTGTTGCTCTAAACTGTGCAGCTATTCCTAAAGACTTAATTGAAAGCGAAATATTCGGACACTTAAAAGGCGCTTTTACTGGTGCTATAGCAAATCGAGAAGGAGCCGCAGGTCAAGCTGATGGCGGCACGTTATTTCTTGATGAACTTTGTGAGATGGATATCAACTTACAAAGCAAACTACTGCGTTTTATTCAAACGGGATGTTATCAACAAGTAGGCAGTGAAAAAGAAGTAAAAGTCGATGTACGCTTCGTTTGCGCTACCAATCGAGACCCGTTACTAGAAGTACAAGAAGGTCGCTTTCGGGAAGATCTCTATTATCGTTTACACGTTATTCCAATAGCCTTACCGCCACTAAAACAACGGGGCAAAGATGTTATAGAAATTGCTGATGCGTTATTTAAAAAAATAAGTAAAGAAGAAAAGCGTCAATATAAAGGGATGTCTGAAGGCGTAAAAAACTTATTTTTGGGCTACAGTTGGCCTGGTAATGTTCGTCAATTAGAGAACACGATTCGTAATATTATGGTGTTACATGATGAATCATATATCGAAGTGGATATGATCCCCGCATTACCTCAATCCTCTAATCAGAATCAATTAGCATCGTTGCATCAAGTACCGCAACCAGAAGTCATTATTACTGCTGTAGATACAGGCTTGCATACTGAACAAGCTACCATGAATGACACTTTGTTGACGTTCACTCAAGCAGACATTGAACCATTATGGCTTGTTGAAAAACGTTACATTGAACAAGCTATACAAGCATGTGATAACAACATTCCTAAAGCAGCTGCTTTATTAGATGTGAGTCCATCTACGATTTATCGTAAAATTAAAAGTTGGGAAGAGATGCAAGTAAGCTAG
- a CDS encoding SpoIIE family protein phosphatase — protein MDCLYQKSFQLDWPIVSEIRHILKHVLTAISVKNQDIDAAGLVATEYLTNLLRHSEESDKKLQFSMYKLPKNKLLIEFTDAMPSYNLFENHSSDWHLESGELVEGGMGVALIKHYFPNAKYTSEKHKNTFSFHLSNIDKRPTLIYIDDDKSQLALLNAYLCNHFQVICCEDIESGWQELLTSGATVLLLDHKLKNGTSEPLLKKLNQSNIKTNLSVVMLTGDDSDELIKRINLLGVDDYLVKPVTKTRLLQSIERIVHRFSALKYLINEERMQTQRSLTDHTAYNFGSIISQNGGDFCLYPHQPQKPVILGDMMGHGITALKESFAIKGFLSGCLATEIPLQNVLSTLNTALCEQRLCKSSLVTLLITFIENNTFHWFNAGHPAPCVITKKGQLIQLTGTDPLLGLSDEHHYSHYQYDLSDVEHILLFTDGWLDNQHFNEVGQHIANLPAEDLHSEQFAYKLWQSSQVKLSDEVDDASLIVINKH, from the coding sequence ATGGATTGTTTATATCAAAAATCATTTCAATTAGATTGGCCTATTGTTAGTGAGATCCGCCATATTCTAAAACATGTATTAACAGCTATAAGTGTTAAAAATCAAGATATTGATGCTGCCGGCTTGGTTGCTACTGAGTACCTAACAAACTTGCTACGTCATAGCGAGGAAAGTGATAAAAAGCTGCAGTTTTCAATGTATAAATTACCTAAAAATAAATTGCTTATAGAGTTCACTGATGCAATGCCAAGCTATAATTTGTTTGAGAATCATAGCTCTGATTGGCATCTAGAAAGTGGTGAGTTAGTAGAAGGTGGTATGGGTGTAGCGCTTATTAAGCACTACTTCCCAAATGCTAAGTACACATCAGAGAAGCACAAAAATACCTTTTCATTTCATTTATCAAACATTGATAAACGACCAACACTGATTTATATCGATGATGACAAATCTCAGTTAGCTTTGCTAAATGCTTATCTTTGCAACCACTTTCAGGTAATTTGCTGTGAAGATATAGAGTCAGGTTGGCAAGAGCTACTTACATCGGGCGCAACGGTTTTGTTACTTGACCATAAACTAAAAAATGGCACAAGTGAGCCATTATTAAAAAAATTAAATCAGTCAAATATAAAAACAAATTTATCAGTAGTCATGCTAACCGGAGATGATAGTGATGAACTTATTAAACGGATAAATTTATTAGGGGTTGATGACTACTTAGTTAAACCCGTAACAAAAACTAGATTACTACAAAGTATTGAACGAATTGTTCATCGATTCTCTGCGTTAAAATATTTAATTAACGAAGAGCGAATGCAAACACAGCGTAGCTTAACAGATCATACCGCCTATAATTTTGGCTCGATTATTTCACAAAATGGTGGCGATTTCTGTTTATATCCCCACCAGCCACAAAAGCCAGTTATCTTAGGAGATATGATGGGGCATGGCATTACAGCTTTAAAAGAAAGCTTCGCCATTAAAGGTTTTTTGAGTGGCTGTTTGGCCACAGAGATCCCCTTACAAAATGTTCTTAGCACCTTAAACACAGCACTCTGTGAACAACGACTGTGTAAATCGAGTTTAGTGACCTTATTAATAACATTTATAGAAAACAACACATTCCATTGGTTCAATGCCGGTCATCCTGCTCCTTGTGTTATTACTAAAAAAGGGCAGTTAATACAGTTAACTGGAACAGACCCTTTACTTGGTTTAAGTGATGAACATCACTACTCACATTACCAATATGACCTGAGTGATGTTGAGCATATTTTACTATTTACTGATGGCTGGTTAGACAACCAACATTTTAATGAGGTGGGTCAACACATAGCAAATTTACCGGCCGAAGATCTTCACAGTGAACAATTTGCATATAAGCTTTGGCAATCAAGCCAAGTTAAACTATCAGACGAAGTTGATGATGCATCTTTAATTGTCATCAATAAACACTAA